One region of Triticum aestivum cultivar Chinese Spring chromosome 6B, IWGSC CS RefSeq v2.1, whole genome shotgun sequence genomic DNA includes:
- the LOC123136769 gene encoding uncharacterized protein isoform X2, with amino-acid sequence MATFMRNILGAIQVDQMAMQHEGQYLDPHVGLTNGLHADYTINLASNTEGLFMGGNQSNLPMEQYFEPVHPEPSVGGFMDGSHVYYTNNLSSNSGTNILGANQAEQMAVQHEGQYLACNISRFVNGSQPDCTTNPVPNSDSSGKHYHAETETQMTLPSNSYPLNDNMYCMTWETNMTNDNESSLEPFTPWEEFYTASAYDHTQDGH; translated from the exons ATGGCAACTTTTATG AGAAACATTCTGGGAGCAATTCAAGTAGATCAAATGGCAATGCAGCACGAGGGACAATATTTAG ACCCCCATGTTGGACTTACAAATGGTCTACATGCTGATTACACCATCAATCTAGCTTCTAATACTGAG GGATTGTTTATGGGAGGAAACCAATCAAACCTGCCTATGGAGCAATATTTTGAACCAGTTCATCCAG AGCCCAGTGTTGGTGGATTTATGGATGGTTCACATGTTTATTACACCAATAATCTGTCTTCTAACAGTGGG ACAAACATTCTGGGAGCAAATCAAGCAGAACAGATGGCAGTGCAGCATGAGGGACAGTATTTAG CTTGCAATATTTCTAGATTCGTGAATGGTTCACAGCCTGACTGCACCACTAATCCAGTTCCTAACAGTGAT AGTTCTGGAAAGCACTATCATGCTGAAACAGAAACACAGATGACTCTGCCATCCAACAGTTACCCTCTGAATGATAACATGTATTGTATGACATGGGAAACTAACATG ACTAATGACAACGAGTCATCACTGGAGCCTTTTACCCCGTGGGAGGAATTTTATACAGCATCTGCATATGATCATACTCAAGATGGACATTAA
- the LOC123136769 gene encoding uncharacterized protein isoform X1 translates to MCQGCFPWRNQANLQVGQQATPIYQDPSVAGLMNGPHVDYDNNPAPNSGRNILGAIQVDQMAMQHEGQYLDPHVGLTNGLHADYTINLASNTEGLFMGGNQSNLPMEQYFEPVHPEPSVGGFMDGSHVYYTNNLSSNSGTNILGANQAEQMAVQHEGQYLACNISRFVNGSQPDCTTNPVPNSDSSGKHYHAETETQMTLPSNSYPLNDNMYCMTWETNMTNDNESSLEPFTPWEEFYTASAYDHTQDGH, encoded by the exons ATGTGCCAG GGATGCTTTCCTTGGAGAAATCAGGCAAACCTGCAGGTGGGGCAACAAGCGACACCAATTTATCAAG ACCCCTCTGTTGCTGGATTAATGAATGGTCCACATGTTGATTACGACAATAATCCAGCTCCTAACAGTGGG AGAAACATTCTGGGAGCAATTCAAGTAGATCAAATGGCAATGCAGCACGAGGGACAATATTTAG ACCCCCATGTTGGACTTACAAATGGTCTACATGCTGATTACACCATCAATCTAGCTTCTAATACTGAG GGATTGTTTATGGGAGGAAACCAATCAAACCTGCCTATGGAGCAATATTTTGAACCAGTTCATCCAG AGCCCAGTGTTGGTGGATTTATGGATGGTTCACATGTTTATTACACCAATAATCTGTCTTCTAACAGTGGG ACAAACATTCTGGGAGCAAATCAAGCAGAACAGATGGCAGTGCAGCATGAGGGACAGTATTTAG CTTGCAATATTTCTAGATTCGTGAATGGTTCACAGCCTGACTGCACCACTAATCCAGTTCCTAACAGTGAT AGTTCTGGAAAGCACTATCATGCTGAAACAGAAACACAGATGACTCTGCCATCCAACAGTTACCCTCTGAATGATAACATGTATTGTATGACATGGGAAACTAACATG ACTAATGACAACGAGTCATCACTGGAGCCTTTTACCCCGTGGGAGGAATTTTATACAGCATCTGCATATGATCATACTCAAGATGGACATTAA